The proteins below come from a single Roseiflexus sp. RS-1 genomic window:
- a CDS encoding deoxynucleoside kinase yields MRNGRYHITVAGNIGVGKSTLVGILAEEFDWQPYYELVADHPYLEDYYRDRERWGFHSQIWFLTQRYQQHLEIADTPISVCQDRSIYEDYEVFVKGLLEQRILSHRDFRTYRQLFLALVQSIAPPTLLIHLHASVPTLIRRINERARPAERAIPPAYLEHLNRRYDEWLRRFELCPVLRIETDDLDFAHDASARREVVELIAQTLGMRGMVQERFVP; encoded by the coding sequence GTGAGAAACGGACGTTACCACATCACCGTTGCCGGCAATATCGGCGTCGGCAAAAGCACACTGGTCGGCATCCTGGCAGAAGAGTTCGACTGGCAACCGTACTACGAACTGGTTGCCGACCATCCATATCTGGAAGATTACTATCGGGATCGCGAACGCTGGGGATTTCATTCGCAGATCTGGTTTCTGACCCAGCGTTACCAGCAGCACCTCGAGATCGCCGATACGCCGATCTCCGTGTGTCAGGATCGCAGCATCTATGAAGACTACGAGGTCTTCGTGAAAGGGTTGCTGGAACAGCGCATCCTCAGTCACCGCGATTTTCGCACCTATCGACAGTTGTTCCTGGCGCTGGTGCAGAGCATCGCTCCGCCAACCCTGCTGATCCATCTCCACGCCAGCGTACCAACGCTGATCCGGCGCATCAACGAACGCGCGCGCCCTGCCGAGCGCGCTATTCCGCCCGCGTATCTGGAACACCTCAACCGCCGCTACGACGAGTGGCTGCGACGATTCGAGTTGTGTCCGGTGCTCCGCATTGAAACCGACGACCTCGATTTTGCCCACGATGCCTCGGCGCGGCGCGAAGTGGTCGAGTTGATTGCGCAGACGCTGGGCATGCGTGGTATGGTGCAGGAACGCTTCGTACCATAA